The Rhodothermales bacterium genome includes the window TTCGCCATCGTCGTTCCGGAAGTAGGCAATGTCCCGGTTCCACTTCCCCACCAACAGGTCCAGGTCACCGTCCCCATCCAGGTCTCCGGGGGCGACCGTCTGGTGAAACGTGTCGGCCAGCGCGACAATGCCGTCCTCACGGTACACGCCGCCCTCGTTGCGCCACACATACACCCGGCCCGCGCTGTTGTCGTCGGGCTCAATCTTGTTGGCCAGCGTGAAGTCCAGATCGCCGTCACCGTCCACGTCGAACACACGCGGCACCGAATCGGAGCCGACATCGATCATCGGAATCAACTGGGACGTACGCGTTTCGAACCGCTCCGGCTCAGTCTGCTCGAGGTAGTACAGGTTCTCGACTGTCGTGGAATTCGCGTTGAACGCTCCTCCCAGCACACCGACGGCCATGTCCATGTCCCCATCGCCATCCACATCGGCGGCGCTGGGCGCATTGTAGCCACTGGTCTCGATGGGGTCATTGAGCGGGAAGGGCGCCGGCTCGCCGCGCATCGACGCCTGGCCGCAGCTGCCACGATTCCGGATGAGGAGCACGCCGGCTTCGAAGAAGTCCCCCCAGAAGAGGTCCTGATCGCCGTCTCCGTCCACATCACCGAAGGTCATGGTATTGGCGCCATGCCTGGACTGTCGTTCGCCAATGATCTCGATATCCTCAAACCGCTCGGTCACGAGATCAAAGCGCGGCACGCGTTCGGAGTCGTAGCCGATGGACTCGAACCGCTTGATCATGCCGGTGACCAGCCCGACGAAGAGGTCGATGTTGCCGTCACAGTCGATGTCGACCAGATTCGGGATGTTCTGCCGGTCGGCGAACAGCGGCCGTCCGTCTGCCGTGCGCAGCGTGTCTACCGCGAGCGTGAATTCGGGCGATGCGGCCGTGCCCTCATTTCGGAAGTAGCGGATGTGGCTGAAGCGCTGTTCGGCCAGCAGATCCTGGTCGCCGTCCTGGTCCAGATCAACGAACCGGTACCACTCGCCGATGTCCAGATTCTGGTAGTGGTCGGTACGCCAGACATAGCGGTCCTCGGAGCGCTCAAAAAACCGCAGCATACCCGACTCTTCCTGGATGAAGAGGTCCAGGTCTCCGTCTGCGTCGATGTCCACGTACTGCGGACGAGGCACGTTGAAACCACCCAGGAACGGCTGCAGCAGTGTTTCACCATCGGCACGCTGAATCGTGACCGGTGCCACATCGCGCGTCCACATGGGCGCCTCTTCAGCGTCGGGCTGCAGCACTACCGGGCCGCCCGAGCAACCTGCAAGAATCAGAAGAGCGGCGGCGAGTCGTTTCATCGGCTGACGCCGCGGCTGCCGACCCCGCTGGGAAGATTGCCGATGTGAAACACCTTGACGATCTCATTGGTCGCGGTGTCGATCACGGTCACCATCCCGTGACCTGAGTGATCCATGGTTGCCCCGGGCGACATGTCCATGGGCGCGCCCGTGTTCTGCTGAGAGACGTACAGGAAACGGCCGTCCGCTGACAGGGCGGAGC containing:
- a CDS encoding VCBS repeat-containing protein, which codes for MKRLAAALLILAGCSGGPVVLQPDAEEAPMWTRDVAPVTIQRADGETLLQPFLGGFNVPRPQYVDIDADGDLDLFIQEESGMLRFFERSEDRYVWRTDHYQNLDIGEWYRFVDLDQDGDQDLLAEQRFSHIRYFRNEGTAASPEFTLAVDTLRTADGRPLFADRQNIPNLVDIDCDGNIDLFVGLVTGMIKRFESIGYDSERVPRFDLVTERFEDIEIIGERQSRHGANTMTFGDVDGDGDQDLFWGDFFEAGVLLIRNRGSCGQASMRGEPAPFPLNDPIETSGYNAPSAADVDGDGDMDMAVGVLGGAFNANSTTVENLYYLEQTEPERFETRTSQLIPMIDVGSDSVPRVFDVDGDGDLDFTLANKIEPDDNSAGRVYVWRNEGGVYREDGIVALADTFHQTVAPGDLDGDGDLDLLVGKWNRDIAYFRNDDGEYTYVAAKYIQLTRGSNSSPRLVDIDADGDLDLFVGEASGTINFYRNEGTTTSPDFQLVSDEYLEIDIGRRSVPAFSDWDGDGDFDLFIGSELDGILVFENSGTPMVPEFTARGALDVPTPVLVSPEFADMDGDGDEDLVMGGVSGGVVYFERR